The Pyxidicoccus trucidator genomic sequence GCCCATGCATCGGTCCACCCAGGAGTTGGTGATGCCGAAGTTCTTGTCGGGACAGACGAAGTGGTGCGCCAGGTGGTACGCACGCAGGCGCCGGCCCAGCGCGGTGCGCGGCCTGCGGGCGTGCGAGAAGTAGTGCGTGTAGTCGTAGGCGAGGTACGCCGAAACGATTCCGCAGAAGCACGGCACGGTGAGCCAGGGCGCATGGAATGCCCAGAGCACGGCGCTGACAACCACCGCTATCGGTATGCTCGCACCCAGCGGCATCACCAGCCGCTCCGTGTCGTCCGGATGCCGGTGGTGGTAGCCGTGCAGAATCTCGTGAAACCGCCGGCTCCGCCGCCCCCGCCCTTCCCAGTGGAAGATGAACCGGTGCAGCCCATACTCCATGCCCATCCACACGAAGACACCGAGGATGAAGCCACCGAGCAGCGCGAGCCAGGTCGTCACCTTCGCATGGATTGACCAGCCGCCGAGCCCGAGCACCACCGGCCCCCAGAAGAGAAGCGGCGTGCGGGGGTGCACTTTCGAGCAGGACTCGAGGAAGTCGTTCTCGAAAAGGCGGGCGCGCGTGTGCCTGACAGGGGCGAGTTTCATCCCCATGTAGGTACTGAGCGGGCACGCTGGGGCCTACTGTCCGCGAGGGCCCCTCGATGTACGGGGCCCGATACGAGGATTGAGGGTTCGAGGCGTCGACGTACGCGTTGTCCTCGGCCAGCTTTCCGCCCTCGAAGCGGGAAATGGAGGAGAATGCGATGTCATGACACGGACCACTCAACTCGGCTGCGTTTGCGGGCAGGTCAATCTCGAGGTGGAGGGAGCGCCGATTGTCAGCGCCGAGTGCTATTGCAATAGCTGCCGTGCGGCCGGCGCCAGGATACAGACTCTTCCCGCGGCCCCGCCGTTTCTGGACACAAACGGCGGGACGCGCTTCGTTCTCTACCGCAAGGACCGCGTCCGCTTCCTCGAGGGCACCGACGACCTCAAGGAGCTCCGCCTCACGCCCGAGGCGAAGACCCGCCGGGTCGTCGCCACCTGTTGCAACACGCCGGTCTTCCTTGAGTTCAGCAACGGCCACTGGCTCAGTCTCTATGGCTGCCTTTGGTCGGTGGGAACGCTGCCCCCGCTCGAACTGCGGACGATGACAAGTGACCTTCCGGCCGGCTCGGTGCTTCCCGATGACGTCCCGAACGGCAAGCGGCAGTCGGTCTCATTCTTCGTCAAGCTCCTCGGCGCGTGGATTGCGATGGGGTTCCGAAGTCCGAAGCTCGCCTTCGTCAAGGGGGAGCTCCGTGTCTGACACCGATGGCGAGCTCGGACGAGG encodes the following:
- a CDS encoding sterol desaturase family protein translates to MKLAPVRHTRARLFENDFLESCSKVHPRTPLLFWGPVVLGLGGWSIHAKVTTWLALLGGFILGVFVWMGMEYGLHRFIFHWEGRGRRSRRFHEILHGYHHRHPDDTERLVMPLGASIPIAVVVSAVLWAFHAPWLTVPCFCGIVSAYLAYDYTHYFSHARRPRTALGRRLRAYHLAHHFVCPDKNFGITNSWVDRCMGTSRIPGGHDRATRGHPALSPSEGPPPRDADRTSR
- a CDS encoding GFA family protein, yielding MTRTTQLGCVCGQVNLEVEGAPIVSAECYCNSCRAAGARIQTLPAAPPFLDTNGGTRFVLYRKDRVRFLEGTDDLKELRLTPEAKTRRVVATCCNTPVFLEFSNGHWLSLYGCLWSVGTLPPLELRTMTSDLPAGSVLPDDVPNGKRQSVSFFVKLLGAWIAMGFRSPKLAFVKGELRV